The proteins below come from a single Streptomyces sp. MRC013 genomic window:
- a CDS encoding phage tail sheath C-terminal domain-containing protein has product MAEYLSPGVYVEEVDAGPRPIAGVSTSTAGMVGVTARGPYTGKPRLVTSFLEFQNTFGGFLPEPEAAVRDAWADNPSEGGRWWLFPLAVKGFFDNGGRRLYVKRVVAAEARAASGSLGQGLVSRITADAARGAARLQLGHLIGFTGVGQQLQVLRGDDRRAIHTATVSGYDMTARRVTLDQPLPAEVRASRGDHVRIGPHGAEQTLRFSAVSPGAWGGGIQVRVQPMVGAALPVLPEPQEGGLFVTRLVADAPEDGATVEVAAVAGLDPDDLPADVWVQIGPDRFTARVGRPADGRVVLTLPAGTAHPGWESGLTVRRVRRGNTETGRTLRIGGASRLYEGAVVQLDDGTALTAMAVEAVAGETVTFDRDVPGTLFETDRIHLVEAEVSTRFTEPGGAAVTETFGNLRLTGDSPASLVAALEGRSRLVRATALPGLSTDPTRFPVPEAGSWLTLTGGDDAHGTLSAADFVGADGGSGRRTGIVALEDIDEIAVCAVPGVWSGTVESSLVAHCELLKDRFAVLDPRDGLDIEGIQAFREPFDTRYAALYYPWLVTRDPSTGRDVEVPPSGHITGIYARVDAERGVHKAPANVVVRGVRQTDGFAQDITRRHQDLLNPRGINALRFFPGLGHRVWGARTLSSDGSWKYVNVRRLFLYLEESIDEGTRWAVFEPNDESLWALVRQTVGNFLTTVWRGGALAGTTADEAFFVACDRTTMTEDDLANGRLICVVGVAPVFPAEFVVFRIQQKTRETQLA; this is encoded by the coding sequence ATGGCCGAGTACCTGAGTCCCGGGGTCTACGTCGAGGAGGTCGACGCGGGGCCGCGGCCGATCGCGGGGGTGAGCACGAGCACCGCCGGGATGGTCGGGGTCACCGCCCGCGGCCCGTACACCGGCAAACCCCGCCTGGTCACGAGCTTCCTGGAGTTCCAGAACACCTTCGGCGGCTTCCTGCCCGAGCCCGAGGCGGCCGTGCGCGACGCGTGGGCGGACAACCCCTCCGAAGGCGGCCGCTGGTGGCTGTTCCCCCTGGCCGTCAAGGGGTTCTTCGACAACGGCGGACGGCGCCTGTACGTCAAGCGGGTCGTCGCCGCGGAAGCCCGGGCGGCCTCCGGCTCCCTGGGCCAGGGCCTGGTCAGCCGGATCACCGCCGACGCCGCGCGGGGCGCCGCCCGCCTGCAGCTGGGCCACCTGATCGGCTTCACCGGGGTCGGGCAGCAGCTCCAGGTCCTCCGGGGCGACGACCGGCGGGCGATCCACACCGCGACCGTCTCCGGCTACGACATGACCGCCCGCCGCGTCACCCTCGACCAGCCGCTGCCCGCCGAGGTCAGGGCCTCCCGGGGCGACCACGTCCGGATCGGGCCGCACGGCGCCGAGCAGACGCTGCGGTTCTCCGCGGTGAGCCCCGGCGCCTGGGGCGGGGGGATCCAGGTCCGGGTCCAGCCGATGGTCGGCGCGGCGCTGCCGGTGCTGCCCGAGCCGCAGGAGGGAGGGCTGTTCGTCACCCGCCTGGTCGCGGACGCGCCCGAGGACGGCGCGACGGTCGAGGTGGCCGCGGTCGCCGGGCTCGACCCCGACGACCTCCCCGCCGACGTGTGGGTGCAGATCGGCCCCGACCGGTTCACCGCCCGGGTCGGCCGGCCGGCCGACGGCAGGGTCGTCCTCACCCTCCCGGCCGGCACCGCCCACCCGGGCTGGGAGAGCGGCCTGACGGTGCGCCGGGTGCGCCGCGGCAACACCGAGACGGGACGGACCCTGCGGATCGGCGGGGCGAGCAGGCTGTACGAGGGCGCGGTCGTCCAGCTCGACGACGGCACCGCGCTGACGGCGATGGCCGTCGAGGCGGTCGCCGGGGAAACCGTCACCTTCGACCGCGACGTGCCGGGGACGCTCTTCGAGACCGACCGGATCCACCTCGTCGAGGCCGAGGTCAGCACCCGGTTCACCGAACCGGGCGGCGCCGCGGTCACCGAGACCTTCGGCAACCTGCGGCTCACCGGCGACTCCCCGGCGAGCCTGGTGGCCGCCCTGGAGGGCCGGTCCCGGCTGGTGCGGGCCACCGCGCTGCCCGGGCTGTCCACCGACCCCACCAGGTTCCCGGTGCCCGAGGCAGGCTCCTGGCTGACGCTGACCGGCGGCGACGACGCGCACGGGACCCTGAGCGCGGCCGACTTCGTCGGCGCCGACGGCGGCAGCGGGCGGCGCACCGGGATCGTCGCGCTGGAGGACATCGACGAGATCGCCGTGTGCGCGGTGCCCGGTGTGTGGTCCGGCACCGTCGAGTCGAGCCTGGTCGCCCACTGCGAGCTGCTCAAGGACCGGTTCGCGGTGCTCGACCCCCGAGACGGCCTCGACATCGAGGGGATCCAGGCGTTCCGCGAGCCCTTCGACACCAGGTACGCGGCGCTCTACTACCCGTGGCTGGTCACCCGCGACCCCTCCACCGGCCGCGACGTCGAGGTGCCGCCGTCGGGCCACATCACCGGGATCTACGCCCGGGTGGACGCGGAGCGGGGCGTGCACAAGGCGCCCGCCAACGTGGTCGTCCGGGGCGTCCGGCAGACCGACGGCTTCGCCCAGGACATCACCAGGCGCCACCAGGACCTGCTGAACCCCAGGGGGATCAACGCCCTCAGGTTCTTCCCCGGCCTGGGCCACCGGGTGTGGGGCGCGCGCACGCTCTCCTCGGACGGCTCGTGGAAGTACGTCAACGTCCGGCGGCTCTTCCTCTACCTGGAGGAGTCGATCGACGAGGGCACCCGGTGGGCGGTCTTCGAGCCCAACGACGAATCGCTGTGGGCCCTGGTCCGCCAGACGGTCGGCAACTTCCTCACCACGGTCTGGCGCGGCGGCGCGCTCGCCGGCACCACCGCCGACGAGGCGTTCTTCGTCGCCTGCGACCGCACCACGATGACCGAGGACGACCTGGCCAACGGCCGCCTCATCTGCGTCGTCGGCGTCGCACCGGTCTTCCCCGCCGAGTTCGTCGTCTTCCGGATCCAGCAGAAGACCCGCGAGACCCAGCTCGCCTGA
- a CDS encoding DUF4255 domain-containing protein, producing the protein MGDFGVIADVSSVVVNALTRSLRGLSRVEPPVAELNDLSETVQTPPPKLTVFLYEIAEDPASRNRPPVRSLPPGRRPSASRRWPCCCAT; encoded by the coding sequence ATGGGTGACTTCGGGGTGATCGCCGACGTCTCGTCGGTCGTCGTGAACGCCCTGACGCGGTCCCTGCGCGGACTGAGCCGGGTGGAGCCGCCGGTCGCGGAACTGAACGACCTCTCCGAGACGGTGCAGACGCCGCCCCCCAAACTCACGGTGTTCCTCTACGAGATCGCGGAGGACCCCGCCTCGCGCAACCGGCCCCCGGTGCGCTCCCTGCCCCCGGGCCGCCGACCGTCCGCAAGCCGCCGATGGCCCTGCTGCTGCGCTACCTGA
- a CDS encoding BTAD domain-containing putative transcriptional regulator: MKGFALVVGRTNIPVCSSVQRLLAFLALQDMPRSRAYVAGTLWPDVTTARANANLRSSLWRAAQVGHRVIEVSARELALSRNIAVDLRDAIARAHRLLDNSHPCDDILTMQTLTDLSADLLPEWPENDWMLIEQEQYRQLRLYALEAMTERLTSAQRYGEAVAAGLAAVRAEPLQESAHRVLVKAHLAAGNRGAAVHQYEQCRRVLREELGLEPSSSLRALVPLRPERGGRPRIRSSSA; the protein is encoded by the coding sequence TTGAAGGGTTTCGCCCTCGTGGTCGGTCGCACGAACATTCCGGTCTGTTCGAGTGTCCAGCGGCTCCTGGCGTTCCTGGCCCTGCAGGACATGCCGCGGTCCCGCGCCTACGTGGCCGGGACCCTCTGGCCCGACGTCACGACGGCGCGCGCCAACGCGAACCTGAGGTCGTCGCTCTGGCGGGCGGCGCAGGTGGGCCACCGCGTCATCGAGGTGTCCGCCCGCGAACTGGCCCTCTCCCGGAACATCGCCGTGGACCTGCGCGACGCGATCGCACGCGCCCACCGGCTGCTCGACAACTCGCATCCCTGCGACGACATCCTCACCATGCAGACGCTGACGGATTTGTCGGCGGACCTCCTGCCCGAGTGGCCGGAAAACGACTGGATGCTCATCGAGCAGGAGCAATACCGTCAACTTCGGCTTTACGCCCTGGAAGCGATGACCGAGCGGCTGACGTCGGCGCAGCGATACGGGGAAGCCGTCGCCGCCGGACTCGCCGCCGTACGGGCCGAACCCCTTCAGGAAAGCGCCCACCGCGTACTCGTGAAGGCCCATCTGGCCGCCGGGAACAGAGGTGCGGCCGTGCACCAGTACGAGCAGTGCCGCCGCGTCCTGCGGGAGGAGTTGGGGCTGGAGCCCTCCTCCTCGCTGAGAGCCCTGGTCCCCCTGCGTCCCGAACGCGGCGGACGGCCCCGCATCCGGTCCTCCAGCGCCTGA
- a CDS encoding sensor histidine kinase — MTTSTRRDGEVGRQGAFFHPALFYGTPDEYLDGLGAFVRDALDDGRPVLVAVPGPRLPLLRDALADDRGRVAWVDMTEAGRNPGRILSMLQEFADGADASAPVSIVGEPIWVGRTPAETWEATRHEALINLAFEGRPASILCPYDTALPDDVLAQAYRTHPTVGSPGAYRASSRYTDPHDVCRDCDVLLPEPAGAVAVVPFGERELAPTRDEADRWAAAAGMPPTRRTDWLLAVSEAVSNSVRHGGGRGTLRMWRAAGELVAEISDRGRLDDPLTGRRRPDPRAPTGGRGVWIMHQLCDLVEIRATAGELVLRLHMGVD; from the coding sequence ATGACGACCTCCACACGCCGGGACGGCGAAGTCGGCCGGCAGGGCGCGTTCTTCCACCCGGCGCTGTTCTACGGGACGCCGGACGAGTACCTCGACGGCCTCGGGGCCTTCGTCCGGGACGCGCTGGACGACGGGCGGCCCGTGCTGGTCGCCGTGCCCGGACCACGGCTCCCGCTGCTGCGCGACGCCCTCGCCGACGACCGCGGGCGCGTCGCGTGGGTGGACATGACCGAGGCGGGACGCAACCCGGGGCGGATCCTGTCGATGCTGCAGGAGTTCGCCGACGGCGCGGACGCGTCCGCGCCGGTGTCGATCGTGGGGGAGCCGATCTGGGTCGGGCGCACGCCGGCGGAGACGTGGGAGGCGACCCGCCACGAGGCGCTCATCAACCTCGCCTTCGAGGGCCGTCCCGCCAGCATCCTGTGCCCCTACGACACCGCGCTGCCCGACGACGTGCTGGCGCAGGCGTACCGCACCCATCCGACCGTCGGCTCCCCGGGGGCCTACCGCGCCAGCTCCCGCTACACCGACCCGCACGACGTCTGCCGCGACTGCGACGTCCTCCTGCCCGAACCGGCCGGTGCCGTCGCCGTCGTCCCGTTCGGGGAGCGGGAGCTGGCACCCACGCGCGACGAGGCCGACCGCTGGGCGGCGGCCGCCGGTATGCCGCCGACGCGCCGCACGGACTGGCTCCTCGCCGTCAGCGAGGCGGTCAGCAACTCGGTGCGCCACGGCGGCGGTCGGGGCACCCTGCGCATGTGGAGGGCGGCCGGCGAACTCGTCGCGGAGATCAGCGACCGGGGCCGCCTGGACGACCCCCTCACGGGCCGCCGCCGCCCCGACCCCCGCGCGCCGACCGGCGGCCGGGGGGTCTGGATCATGCACCAGCTGTGCGACCTGGTGGAGATCCGCGCCACGGCGGGGGAACTCGTCCTGCGCCTGCACATGGGAGTGGACTGA
- a CDS encoding MEDS domain-containing protein, which yields MAVAPETAALPGRTPAAGRHAAVVFSDDRQWAEHLCGFVRSGLDHGEQVRYFADTTEPERVLRTLTDAGIDAAAAVTRGQLCVSIAVQTYLAGAAFDPDAMIGLWHDAVEAASARGHRGLRAIGEMSWGGRDVAGADRLLEYELRVHHEVFERRPLTAWCFYDRRLLPDACVDLLAGAHPAHRGEPVAEPTLHVAPLADGPGFLMSGSAGYDTRIAVAAVAAAVRGASAQRMELDLTALRHLDAASLAVLADAAAERPGGGALRVRRPPPSLRRLLELFPALDSAVEVVTR from the coding sequence ATGGCGGTGGCGCCGGAGACGGCCGCGCTCCCCGGGCGGACGCCCGCGGCGGGACGCCACGCCGCCGTGGTCTTCTCGGACGACCGGCAGTGGGCGGAGCACCTCTGCGGCTTCGTCCGCAGCGGCCTGGACCACGGTGAGCAGGTGCGGTACTTCGCCGACACCACCGAGCCCGAGCGGGTCCTGCGCACGCTCACCGACGCGGGGATCGACGCCGCGGCCGCCGTGACCCGCGGGCAGCTGTGCGTGTCCATCGCCGTGCAGACCTACCTCGCCGGCGCCGCCTTCGACCCGGACGCGATGATCGGACTCTGGCACGACGCCGTCGAGGCGGCCTCCGCCCGGGGGCACCGGGGGCTGCGGGCGATCGGCGAGATGTCCTGGGGCGGGCGGGACGTGGCCGGCGCCGACCGGCTCCTGGAGTACGAGCTGCGGGTCCACCACGAGGTCTTCGAGCGGCGGCCGCTGACGGCCTGGTGCTTCTACGACCGCCGCCTGCTGCCCGACGCCTGCGTGGACCTCCTGGCGGGCGCGCACCCGGCCCACCGGGGCGAGCCCGTCGCCGAGCCGACGCTGCACGTGGCCCCGCTGGCCGACGGGCCCGGCTTCCTGATGTCCGGATCGGCCGGGTACGACACGAGGATCGCCGTGGCGGCCGTCGCGGCGGCCGTCAGGGGCGCCTCGGCGCAGCGGATGGAGCTGGACCTCACCGCCCTGCGCCACCTGGACGCCGCCTCGCTGGCCGTCCTGGCCGACGCCGCGGCGGAGCGGCCCGGTGGAGGGGCGCTGCGCGTCCGCCGGCCCCCGCCGTCGCTGCGCCGCCTGCTGGAGCTGTTCCCCGCGCTCGACTCCGCGGTGGAGGTCGTGACCCGATGA
- a CDS encoding DNA topoisomerase IB, with protein sequence MRFHHSRPVDPGYTRVRHGRGFRYLDTRGQPLRDPAELARVRALVIPPAWRDVWICARPNGHLQAVGTDAAGRRQYLYHPRFRAEQEQAKHEHVLDVAEALPAVRGAVEDHMGDRGLTRQRVLATAVRLLDLGFFRIGSDRYTELNSSYGLTTLLREHSRCQGGAVLFTYTGKHGKEIVQAVADPAVCRNLTALLRRRGGGDRLLAYWERPSWHDVTGADVNAYLKELAGLEITAKDFRTWHATVMAAVALAVSQPVARSESARRRAIARACREVSGYLGNTPAVCRASYINPRVIELYEEGVTVAPALPRLGAEGASGVPATQGPVERAVLHMLRTGRPPRAD encoded by the coding sequence TTGCGGTTCCACCACAGTCGTCCCGTCGACCCCGGCTACACCCGCGTCCGCCACGGGCGCGGCTTCCGCTACCTCGACACCCGGGGGCAGCCGCTGCGCGACCCCGCCGAGCTGGCCCGCGTCCGCGCGCTGGTCATCCCGCCCGCCTGGCGCGACGTGTGGATCTGCGCCCGTCCCAACGGCCACCTCCAGGCCGTCGGCACCGACGCGGCCGGCCGCCGCCAGTACCTCTACCACCCCCGGTTCCGCGCCGAGCAGGAGCAGGCCAAGCACGAGCACGTCCTCGACGTCGCCGAGGCGCTGCCCGCCGTGCGGGGGGCCGTCGAGGACCACATGGGTGACCGCGGCCTGACCCGGCAGCGGGTCCTGGCCACCGCCGTACGCCTGCTCGACCTCGGTTTCTTCCGCATCGGCAGCGACCGCTACACGGAGCTCAACAGCAGCTACGGCCTCACCACGCTGCTGCGCGAGCACTCCCGCTGCCAGGGCGGCGCCGTCCTCTTCACGTACACCGGCAAGCACGGCAAGGAGATCGTCCAGGCCGTCGCCGACCCCGCCGTCTGCCGCAACCTCACCGCGCTGCTCCGCCGGCGCGGCGGCGGGGACCGGCTCCTCGCCTACTGGGAGCGGCCCTCCTGGCACGACGTGACCGGCGCCGACGTCAACGCGTACCTGAAGGAGCTCGCCGGCCTGGAGATCACCGCCAAGGACTTCCGCACCTGGCACGCCACGGTCATGGCCGCCGTGGCGCTGGCCGTCTCGCAGCCCGTCGCGCGCAGCGAGAGCGCCCGGCGGCGCGCCATCGCCCGTGCGTGCCGCGAGGTCTCCGGGTACCTCGGCAACACCCCGGCGGTCTGCCGGGCCTCCTACATCAACCCGAGGGTGATCGAGCTGTACGAGGAGGGCGTCACGGTCGCCCCCGCCCTGCCGCGCCTCGGGGCCGAGGGCGCGTCCGGCGTCCCCGCCACGCAGGGGCCCGTCGAGCGGGCCGTGCTGCACATGCTCCGGACCGGGCGCCCGCCCCGGGCCGACTGA
- a CDS encoding VOC family protein, with the protein MTVSKRSVLVLDCSEPEALAEFYAGLLGGDVRRGADPDFVEVVGNDGVQLAIRRDHGYAPPSWPRPDDSQQAHLHILLAAADMDEAEREAVALGARPVETKQNSGPRDVRVYADPAGHSFALVAREGRSAS; encoded by the coding sequence ATGACGGTATCGAAGAGAAGCGTCCTGGTCCTCGACTGCTCCGAGCCCGAGGCGCTGGCGGAGTTCTACGCCGGCCTGCTCGGTGGCGACGTGCGGCGCGGCGCCGACCCCGACTTCGTGGAGGTCGTCGGCAACGACGGCGTGCAACTGGCGATCCGGCGGGACCACGGGTACGCCCCGCCCAGCTGGCCCCGCCCGGACGACTCGCAGCAGGCGCACCTCCACATCCTGCTCGCGGCGGCCGACATGGACGAGGCCGAGCGGGAGGCGGTCGCCCTGGGAGCGCGGCCGGTGGAGACGAAGCAGAACTCGGGCCCCCGTGACGTACGGGTGTACGCCGACCCGGCGGGCCACTCCTTCGCCCTGGTGGCGCGGGAGGGGCGCTCGGCCTCCTGA
- a CDS encoding HemK2/MTQ2 family protein methyltransferase — protein sequence MPSLMDTGRGAGALLLAPGVYAPQSDTFLLRDAIEREELPAGAEVLDVGTGSGALALAAARRGARVTAVDRSWRAVVTARLHAALARQRIRVLHGDLLQPAAGRRFDLIVCNPPYVPSPRKRPPRRGAAIAWDAGHDGRAVLDRVCDGAADLLRPSGVLLLVHSALSGVAPTIERLERAGLRAAVVRRSSVPFGPVLRSRSDWLERRGLIAPGQEKEELVIIRAHRP from the coding sequence ATGCCGAGTCTGATGGACACCGGCCGGGGCGCCGGGGCGCTGCTGCTCGCCCCGGGGGTGTACGCGCCGCAGTCCGACACGTTCCTGCTCAGGGACGCCATCGAACGCGAGGAGCTGCCGGCCGGGGCCGAGGTGCTCGACGTGGGCACCGGGAGCGGGGCCCTCGCCCTCGCGGCCGCGCGGCGCGGCGCCCGGGTGACCGCGGTCGACCGCTCGTGGCGCGCCGTGGTCACGGCCCGGCTGCACGCGGCCCTCGCCCGGCAGCGGATCCGGGTCCTCCACGGCGACCTGCTGCAGCCCGCGGCGGGCCGCCGCTTCGACCTGATCGTGTGCAACCCGCCGTACGTCCCCTCCCCGCGGAAGCGGCCGCCCCGGCGGGGCGCCGCGATCGCCTGGGACGCGGGCCACGACGGCCGGGCGGTGCTCGACCGGGTCTGCGACGGCGCGGCCGACCTGCTGCGGCCCTCGGGCGTCCTGCTGCTGGTGCACTCGGCGCTGAGCGGCGTCGCCCCCACCATCGAGCGCCTGGAGCGGGCGGGGCTGAGAGCCGCCGTCGTCCGGCGCAGCTCCGTGCCCTTCGGCCCCGTACTGCGCTCGCGTTCCGACTGGCTGGAACGCCGGGGCCTGATCGCTCCCGGCCAGGAGAAGGAAGAACTGGTGATCATCCGTGCCCACCGCCCCTGA
- a CDS encoding CDGSH iron-sulfur domain-containing protein yields the protein MPTAPEERPAAGPCRVTVTGEGPVLLDGPVEVALDDGTVVRSDRFAVALCTCRRSRTYPWCDTSHRRRTKR from the coding sequence GTGCCCACCGCCCCTGAGGAACGCCCGGCCGCCGGTCCCTGCCGCGTCACGGTGACCGGGGAGGGCCCGGTGCTGCTCGACGGGCCGGTCGAGGTCGCCCTGGACGACGGGACCGTCGTGCGGTCCGACCGGTTCGCCGTGGCGCTGTGCACCTGCCGCCGCAGCCGCACCTACCCCTGGTGCGACACGAGCCACCGCCGACGTACGAAGAGGTGA
- a CDS encoding iron-containing redox enzyme family protein, protein MEDRIPPAGEARGGELPPARGEVSEGVLAALRGPAGGPVPVPGAARTADPLGDDLQLTLYLCYELHYRGFHGVDPAWEWDPGLLALRRTVEERFLGELRARTGGRPDVHEALDELLTEPVDGDGVSHFLRDKGELWQLREYAAQRSLYHLKEADPHAWVIPRLHGRAKAAFVAVEYDEFGGGRPERVHARLFADLMTDLGLDTRYGRYLDHAPAEMLANVTLMSLLGLHRVHRGALVGHFATVEVTSSPGSRRLAQAMRRTGAGPAAEHFYAEHVTADAVHEQIVRREVVGGLLADEPELAPDVAFGIAATVHLEDRLGERLLGAWREGATSLRKPL, encoded by the coding sequence ATGGAGGACCGGATCCCACCGGCGGGCGAGGCCCGCGGAGGCGAGCTGCCGCCCGCGCGCGGGGAGGTGTCCGAGGGGGTGCTGGCCGCCCTGCGCGGCCCGGCGGGCGGCCCGGTGCCCGTCCCCGGGGCCGCGCGCACCGCCGACCCCCTGGGCGACGACCTCCAGCTGACCCTCTACCTCTGCTACGAGCTGCACTACCGGGGGTTCCACGGCGTCGACCCGGCCTGGGAGTGGGACCCCGGGCTGCTCGCGCTGCGCCGGACGGTGGAGGAGCGCTTCCTCGGCGAGCTGCGCGCCCGGACCGGCGGCCGGCCCGACGTGCACGAGGCGCTCGACGAACTGCTCACCGAGCCCGTCGACGGCGACGGCGTCTCGCACTTCCTCCGGGACAAGGGAGAGCTGTGGCAGCTGAGGGAGTACGCCGCCCAGCGGTCCCTCTACCACCTCAAGGAGGCCGATCCGCACGCGTGGGTCATCCCCCGGCTGCACGGCAGGGCCAAGGCGGCGTTCGTGGCCGTCGAGTACGACGAGTTCGGAGGGGGCCGGCCCGAACGGGTCCACGCGCGGCTCTTCGCCGACCTGATGACCGACCTGGGGCTCGACACCCGCTACGGGCGCTACCTCGACCACGCTCCCGCCGAGATGCTGGCGAACGTCACCCTCATGTCGCTCCTCGGGCTGCACCGGGTGCACCGGGGCGCCCTGGTGGGGCACTTCGCCACCGTCGAGGTGACGTCGTCGCCCGGGTCCCGCCGGCTCGCCCAGGCCATGCGCCGTACCGGCGCGGGCCCGGCGGCCGAGCACTTCTACGCCGAGCACGTGACCGCCGACGCGGTGCACGAGCAGATCGTCCGCAGGGAGGTCGTCGGCGGGCTGCTGGCCGACGAGCCGGAGCTCGCCCCGGACGTGGCCTTCGGGATCGCCGCCACCGTCCACCTGGAGGACCGCCTCGGTGAACGCCTGCTGGGCGCCTGGCGCGAGGGCGCCACGAGCCTGCGGAAACCGCTGTGA
- a CDS encoding hydrophobic protein, with product MVPLLLVLLLILLLFGAGFAIEALWWVAVIVLVVWLLGFVMRSAGAGGTRGRWYRW from the coding sequence ATGGTTCCTTTGCTCTTGGTCCTTCTCCTGATCCTGCTCCTGTTCGGCGCGGGCTTCGCGATCGAAGCGCTGTGGTGGGTCGCGGTCATCGTGCTGGTGGTGTGGCTGCTGGGCTTCGTCATGCGCTCGGCGGGAGCCGGTGGCACGCGGGGCCGCTGGTACCGCTGGTAG
- a CDS encoding restriction endonuclease, protein MRARGLRYGLVQLDGLHHARFEEAVRDLMRRDGCRDAVRVGGGGDLGADVKATDPYGRRWVIQCKHRGEGPAGSAVGTPDLQVLNGTARQVHGADVAVIVTDGRVTAPAVAFARQQRLHVVDRRTLGVWASGSRPLWELLRAVPRPAGRPPCPEPPHAPVGRRRRRREDSPPPTRPVRRVANTAASTSPAAAVPPPPPRPPAPRGPRAARTRPGSAGRGRGGVPKGGAPRPGGRGRRRDGPPAVGGSTP, encoded by the coding sequence GTGCGTGCGCGGGGCCTGCGTTACGGGCTGGTCCAGCTGGACGGCCTGCACCATGCCCGGTTCGAAGAAGCGGTGCGGGACCTGATGCGCCGTGACGGCTGCCGGGACGCGGTCCGGGTCGGGGGCGGCGGCGACCTGGGCGCCGACGTGAAGGCCACCGACCCCTACGGCAGGCGCTGGGTGATCCAGTGCAAGCACCGCGGCGAGGGCCCGGCCGGTTCCGCCGTGGGCACTCCGGACCTGCAGGTCCTCAACGGCACCGCCCGTCAGGTCCACGGCGCCGACGTCGCGGTGATCGTGACCGACGGCCGGGTCACCGCGCCCGCCGTCGCCTTCGCCCGGCAGCAGCGCCTCCACGTGGTCGACCGCCGCACCCTCGGGGTGTGGGCGTCCGGCTCGCGCCCCCTGTGGGAACTGCTGCGGGCCGTCCCCCGCCCCGCCGGCCGACCGCCCTGTCCTGAGCCCCCCCACGCCCCGGTCGGCCGTCGGCGCCGGCGACGCGAGGATTCGCCGCCCCCGACCCGGCCGGTACGACGGGTTGCGAACACCGCGGCCTCCACGTCCCCGGCCGCCGCGGTTCCACCGCCTCCGCCCCGGCCGCCGGCGCCCCGCGGCCCCCGCGCAGCCCGGACACGCCCGGGTTCCGCGGGGCGGGGACGGGGCGGCGTGCCGAAGGGCGGGGCGCCGAGGCCCGGCGGCCGCGGACGCCGCCGGGACGGGCCGCCCGCGGTGGGAGGATCGACTCCATGA
- a CDS encoding putative immunity protein, giving the protein MTTVHGDFELTMDELRVVARYAAESASEVLPVFEEAVPGDLRPRAALDAAWEFVGGARRTRLQRVTSLDAHRAAGEAGTEAARLAARSAGDAASAAYLHPIARATQVGHILRAAASAARVAELNAHGDPEAGREMIERARRRATPELIAVLSRYPPAPTAGKNRVARLMSALDASLRASG; this is encoded by the coding sequence ATGACGACTGTGCACGGTGACTTCGAGCTGACCATGGACGAACTGCGGGTCGTGGCGCGCTACGCGGCGGAGAGCGCCTCGGAGGTCCTCCCCGTCTTCGAGGAGGCCGTGCCCGGTGACCTCCGCCCCCGCGCGGCCCTCGACGCCGCCTGGGAGTTCGTCGGCGGCGCGAGGAGGACCAGGTTGCAGCGCGTCACCTCGCTGGACGCGCACCGGGCCGCCGGGGAGGCGGGCACCGAGGCGGCACGGCTCGCCGCACGGTCCGCCGGCGACGCCGCGTCCGCCGCCTACCTCCACCCGATAGCGCGAGCCACCCAGGTGGGTCACATCCTGCGCGCCGCCGCGAGTGCCGCGCGCGTCGCCGAACTGAACGCGCACGGCGACCCCGAGGCCGGAAGGGAAATGATCGAACGGGCCCGGCGGCGCGCCACGCCGGAACTGATCGCCGTCCTCTCCCGCTACCCTCCCGCGCCGACCGCCGGAAAGAACCGCGTCGCACGGCTCATGAGCGCCCTGGACGCCTCACTGCGCGCCTCCGGCTGA